One Ignavibacterium album JCM 16511 genomic region harbors:
- a CDS encoding HlyD family secretion protein, translated as MKTIKFLLLTFTIILLFIGCSNNNEKSSIEVTGTIESTNVIVSSKVAGEVISIFKDEGDKVSVGDTLLIIDPTIYKIKFREAEAVLLSAEAQYELVRNGARKEDIQQAEQLLKQSEINLQTAQNDKIRFENLYQTKSISKKQYEDALAKYELALAQFNSAKENFIKIQNISRPEELKQVKANVDRLKANVDLIKKNLNDCYVVSPISGIVVKRFVEAGETVTNLSSLVKISDLSQVELMVYVNEKDLPKIKLGQQVDVNADAFPEKTFKGKVIFISPEAEFTPKNIQTKEERTKLVFAVKVKIDNPDYELKSGIPADAIIKLQD; from the coding sequence ATGAAAACAATTAAGTTTTTACTTTTAACTTTTACAATAATTCTTTTATTCATTGGATGCAGCAACAACAATGAAAAAAGCTCAATTGAGGTTACCGGTACAATCGAATCAACAAATGTGATCGTATCTTCTAAAGTAGCCGGAGAAGTAATTTCAATATTCAAAGATGAGGGAGATAAAGTTTCAGTCGGTGATACATTATTAATTATTGATCCGACTATTTATAAAATAAAATTTAGGGAAGCAGAGGCAGTATTATTATCAGCAGAAGCTCAATACGAATTGGTCAGAAACGGTGCCCGGAAAGAAGATATTCAACAAGCAGAACAACTATTGAAACAATCAGAAATAAATCTTCAAACGGCACAAAATGACAAAATAAGATTTGAAAATCTTTATCAGACAAAATCCATAAGTAAAAAACAATATGAAGACGCTCTTGCAAAATATGAACTTGCTTTAGCTCAGTTTAACTCAGCAAAAGAAAATTTTATTAAGATTCAGAACATTTCGCGACCTGAAGAATTAAAACAGGTAAAAGCAAATGTCGATAGACTGAAAGCAAATGTTGATTTGATTAAGAAGAATCTGAATGATTGTTATGTTGTTTCACCAATCAGTGGCATAGTAGTAAAAAGATTTGTCGAAGCTGGTGAAACCGTAACGAACTTATCTTCACTTGTAAAAATTTCAGACCTCTCTCAGGTCGAATTGATGGTTTATGTAAACGAAAAAGATCTTCCGAAGATAAAACTTGGTCAGCAGGTTGATGTTAATGCTGATGCATTCCCTGAGAAAACTTTTAAGGGCAAGGTAATATTTATTTCACCTGAAGCTGAGTTCACTCCCAAGAACATTCAGACTAAAGAGGAGCGAACAAAACTTGTATTTGCAGTTAAAGTCAAAATTGATAATCCTGATTACGAACTAAAATCAGGTATTCCTGCTGATGCCATTATTAAATTACAAGATTGA
- a CDS encoding ABC transporter ATP-binding protein: MNSIIEVKNLIKKFNGLTAVDNLSFSLKGGEMFGLVGPDGAGKTTTIKILCGLLNPDDGQVNLFGKNILNNRKEIQNNIGYLSQKFSLYVDLTVDENIEFFAQIHNVRNFHSRRDELLEFTRLTPFRNRLADQLSGGMKQKLALACSLIHKPKILFLDEPTTGVDPVSRRDFWKILSSLIKEGITILMTTPYLDEAERCNRVALMHKGEIISLDTPGRIKNPVGKKSIEIITSDIKLSYKILKAMNEFEIQIFGDRINLIAESTDEIIKKVKQILSSNGIEIISYRVVNLSLENVFIHLINK, translated from the coding sequence ATGAACTCCATCATTGAAGTAAAAAATTTAATTAAAAAATTTAATGGTTTGACTGCCGTTGATAATCTTTCCTTTTCATTAAAGGGAGGTGAAATGTTTGGACTGGTCGGACCTGATGGAGCTGGTAAAACAACAACTATCAAAATTCTATGTGGACTTTTAAATCCTGATGACGGTCAGGTAAATCTTTTCGGTAAAAATATTCTAAATAACAGAAAAGAAATTCAAAACAACATTGGATATCTTTCTCAGAAGTTTAGTCTTTATGTTGATCTTACTGTAGATGAGAACATCGAATTCTTTGCACAGATTCATAATGTAAGAAACTTTCATTCAAGAAGAGATGAGCTTTTGGAATTTACAAGATTGACTCCTTTTCGAAATCGATTGGCAGATCAGCTTTCCGGTGGGATGAAGCAGAAACTTGCACTTGCCTGCAGCTTAATTCACAAACCCAAAATACTTTTTCTTGATGAACCAACAACAGGTGTTGATCCGGTTTCACGAAGAGATTTCTGGAAGATACTTTCAAGTTTAATTAAAGAAGGAATTACAATTCTTATGACAACACCTTATCTGGACGAAGCAGAAAGATGTAATCGTGTCGCTTTGATGCACAAAGGAGAAATCATTAGTCTTGATACACCTGGAAGAATAAAAAATCCTGTCGGTAAGAAATCAATTGAAATTATTACAAGTGATATAAAACTATCTTATAAAATTCTTAAAGCAATGAACGAATTTGAAATTCAGATTTTCGGTGACAGAATAAACCTTATTGCAGAATCGACCGATGAGATAATCAAAAAAGTAAAGCAAATTCTTTCTTCGAATGGAATTGAAATAATCAGTTATCGTGTAGTTAACCTTTCACTTGAAAATGTTTTTATCCATCTGATTAACAAATGA
- a CDS encoding ABC transporter ATP-binding protein, which produces MNSIEVKNITKKFGDFISVNDISFTVRKGEVFGFLGANGAGKSTTIRMLCGILKPTSGDAIVGGYSVMNQPEKVKQQIGYMSQKFSLYNDLTVEENINFFGGIYGLSNKELEERKKWVLSVADLTGKEKFLTDSLPGGIKQRLALGTAVIHRPEIVFLDEPTSGVDPIARRSFWELINSLSEDGTTIVVTTHYLEEAEYCNNIILIDSGKLIAEGNPKELKSKYITSKILEVECDKVVDAIEILSEQDFVDESNLFGNNIHLSVNKNFYSEEQIKNVLLSNSINVYRIDEVMPTLEDVFIHLVDKK; this is translated from the coding sequence ATGAACAGCATCGAAGTAAAAAATATTACTAAAAAATTCGGTGATTTTATTTCAGTGAACGATATTTCATTCACCGTTAGAAAAGGCGAGGTATTTGGATTTCTTGGTGCAAATGGTGCCGGTAAATCAACAACTATAAGAATGTTGTGCGGAATATTAAAACCTACTTCAGGGGATGCAATTGTTGGCGGTTACAGTGTTATGAATCAGCCCGAAAAAGTTAAGCAGCAAATTGGTTATATGTCACAGAAGTTCTCTCTCTACAATGATCTTACTGTAGAAGAAAATATTAATTTCTTTGGTGGAATTTACGGCTTATCAAACAAAGAACTTGAAGAAAGAAAAAAATGGGTTTTATCTGTTGCTGATTTAACAGGCAAAGAAAAATTTCTTACAGATTCACTTCCAGGTGGAATTAAGCAAAGACTCGCACTCGGAACTGCGGTTATTCACAGACCCGAAATTGTTTTTCTTGATGAACCAACAAGCGGAGTTGATCCGATTGCAAGAAGAAGCTTTTGGGAGCTTATTAACTCTCTTTCTGAAGATGGGACTACAATCGTTGTTACTACTCACTATCTTGAAGAAGCCGAGTATTGTAATAATATAATCCTGATTGATTCCGGAAAACTAATTGCCGAAGGTAACCCTAAAGAACTGAAATCAAAATACATTACATCAAAAATACTTGAAGTTGAGTGTGACAAAGTAGTTGATGCAATTGAAATACTTTCAGAGCAGGATTTTGTTGATGAGTCTAACCTATTCGGTAACAATATTCACTTAAGTGTCAACAAAAATTTTTACAGCGAAGAACAAATAAAAAATGTTCTCTTATCGAATTCAATTAATGTGTACAGAATTGATGAAGTAATGCCAACACTTGAAGATGTATTTATCCACTTAGTTGATAAAAAATGA
- a CDS encoding ABC transporter permease, with the protein MNKISNSFYFILAVSKKEVRQLKRDYRLLFVIFFFPVFLLVIFGYAINFDVKHIKLAVYDQEKSSLSRELINSLKNSEYFDVVWYLNSIQESDKILDKKTAQCVVVIPNDFSRKIFSRQNVTLQFLIDGVDGNTASIIKNYVSMATLDISNKISKDVYSKLGIKSYQPIDVEPVFWYNPSLQTTMFLVPGLISMILLITSVISISLTLVREKERGTQEQLNVSQLNSFELLLGKIIPYLLIAFVNATLILLASYILFGVEVKGSIAELFLTTLVFLFSSASLGIFISVISDTQQIAFTLGTFISLLPSVILSGFIFPIDNMPFAVQILTNITPAKFFIVILRNIMLKGVGVESYFMQIIYLLIFALILLTLGIIISRKKLESI; encoded by the coding sequence TTGAATAAAATATCGAACTCATTTTACTTTATTCTTGCTGTTTCGAAGAAAGAAGTAAGACAACTTAAACGCGATTACAGGTTATTGTTTGTGATTTTTTTCTTCCCTGTTTTTTTGCTGGTAATTTTCGGATATGCAATTAACTTCGATGTAAAGCATATAAAATTGGCTGTTTATGATCAGGAAAAATCCAGTCTAAGCCGCGAGCTAATTAACTCATTAAAAAATTCAGAATACTTTGATGTTGTTTGGTATCTCAACAGCATTCAGGAATCTGATAAAATACTTGATAAAAAAACCGCTCAATGTGTTGTCGTAATTCCAAATGACTTTTCGAGAAAAATTTTTTCCAGACAAAATGTAACATTACAATTTCTGATTGATGGTGTTGATGGCAACACTGCATCAATTATAAAAAATTATGTTTCGATGGCGACATTGGATATAAGTAATAAGATCTCAAAAGATGTTTATTCAAAACTGGGTATTAAGTCGTATCAACCAATTGATGTTGAGCCGGTTTTCTGGTATAATCCTTCATTGCAAACAACAATGTTTCTTGTACCCGGTTTAATTTCAATGATTCTTTTAATTACTTCTGTTATTTCAATTTCTCTCACATTGGTTCGGGAAAAAGAAAGAGGAACACAGGAACAATTAAATGTCTCTCAACTAAATTCATTTGAACTGCTTTTAGGTAAGATTATTCCCTATCTGTTAATTGCATTTGTCAATGCAACATTAATTCTTTTGGCAAGTTATATTTTATTCGGAGTTGAAGTGAAAGGGAGTATTGCAGAACTATTTCTCACAACGCTCGTGTTTTTGTTTTCATCAGCAAGTCTTGGAATTTTTATTTCAGTTATTTCTGATACGCAGCAGATTGCTTTTACTTTAGGAACATTTATTTCTCTTCTGCCATCTGTAATCTTATCCGGTTTTATCTTTCCAATTGATAATATGCCTTTCGCAGTTCAGATTTTGACTAACATTACACCTGCAAAGTTTTTCATCGTAATTCTGCGTAACATAATGTTAAAAGGAGTTGGTGTTGAATCTTATTTTATGCAGATAATTTATCTGCTCATTTTCGCTTTAATTCTATTAACTCTTGGAATAATCATAAGCAGAAAGAAACTGGAATCAATATGA
- a CDS encoding ABC transporter permease, with product MKSILNFIKKEFLQFKRDPKMFGIILIAPVIQLIFLGYAANLDIEKIKLIVFDQDKTSTSRKLVEELTSSGYFVIQEYVNDYKSVTTYLDYNKAIVAVVIPNDFEKKINRRETTKLQAIFDAADGNTASIAAGYLQQIILQFAKNTSFQMMQKSGNLIIPVGNITPEIRVWYNPTLKTRNYMVPGIVGLLLSIVTLLLTSLAVVKEKEIGTMEQLIVTPLKPYQIIIGKLVPFILLGFLSIVIVLTAMRIVFDIPVKGSIPFLFLSAFFYILSTLGLGLFVSTISKTQQQAMMIAVFAVMMPMVFLSGFAFPIENMPEIIQYISYIIPLKYFINIIRGVISKGLGFAELWINALVLLIMGIFIIVLSSLRFQRRLD from the coding sequence ATGAAATCAATTCTGAATTTTATAAAGAAAGAATTCCTGCAGTTTAAACGAGATCCGAAAATGTTCGGGATAATTCTTATCGCTCCGGTTATTCAACTTATTTTTCTTGGTTATGCCGCAAATCTTGATATCGAAAAAATCAAATTGATTGTTTTCGACCAGGATAAAACTTCAACTTCCAGAAAACTGGTGGAAGAATTAACTTCATCAGGTTACTTTGTAATTCAGGAATATGTGAATGATTATAAATCGGTAACAACATATCTTGACTATAATAAAGCGATTGTAGCAGTAGTCATTCCAAATGATTTTGAAAAAAAAATTAATAGAAGAGAAACAACTAAATTGCAGGCAATTTTTGATGCTGCTGATGGGAATACAGCTTCAATTGCAGCAGGATATTTACAACAGATAATTTTACAATTTGCTAAAAATACCTCATTCCAAATGATGCAGAAAAGTGGAAATCTTATTATACCTGTTGGAAATATCACACCCGAAATAAGAGTTTGGTACAATCCAACTCTTAAAACAAGAAATTATATGGTTCCGGGAATTGTAGGACTGTTGCTGAGTATCGTAACATTGCTATTAACTTCACTTGCGGTTGTAAAAGAAAAAGAAATAGGAACGATGGAACAACTAATTGTTACACCTTTGAAGCCTTATCAGATAATTATCGGAAAGCTGGTACCATTTATCTTGTTAGGATTCCTATCTATTGTAATTGTATTAACAGCGATGCGAATTGTGTTTGATATTCCGGTTAAAGGTAGCATTCCGTTTTTATTTCTTTCCGCATTTTTTTACATACTATCAACCCTGGGATTAGGATTGTTTGTTTCGACAATTTCAAAAACACAACAGCAGGCAATGATGATTGCAGTTTTTGCCGTAATGATGCCTATGGTCTTTTTGTCCGGTTTCGCATTTCCGATAGAAAACATGCCTGAAATAATTCAGTATATTTCGTATATAATTCCACTTAAATATTTTATTAATATCATTCGTGGAGTAATTTCAAAAGGGCTTGGATTTGCTGAACTTTGGATAAATGCTCTCGTCCTTCTGATAATGGGAATATTTATTATTGTTCTAAGTTCATTAAGATTTCAAAGAAGATTAGATTAA
- a CDS encoding adenylate/guanylate cyclase domain-containing protein encodes MASYKDFLLNRLLDHLGIDKKIPDEKLIQELVSSEKLRAKILAFVLTIMLLVIVVIGIVYSEEFKPTYDSTYVFLITAGMIVFLLLRTIILNKVVKRWAKFGFAWFNFFRYTNIFLEISIPTIVLYFYSFFIPSVYPLLTPISSIYFIIILLSALELDAHLSIFSGLIAAIEFTILSLILLDNSNVKNLSPVISFFPMYLGKALLFALAGFIAGMVTNQVKKILLRYFETREERNKIEHIFGQMVSKEIVEDILNNHTEIVSRTRFACIMFLDIRNFSLFAENKSPEEIIEYQNKVFAPLIEIVNKHKGIVTQIMGDGFMAIFGAPIEHENDCQLAVDAAIEIHKTLKEKNDRGEIPLTKIGIGLNAGEVVTGNVGAENRKQYSVTGRAVIVAARLEQLNKEFNSELLISKAVFERINLDGLKPIRHFQVKIKGQSEPIEVYQII; translated from the coding sequence ATGGCTTCTTATAAAGATTTTTTATTGAACAGATTGCTTGATCATCTCGGAATAGATAAAAAAATTCCGGACGAAAAATTAATTCAGGAACTTGTAAGCAGTGAGAAACTGCGCGCAAAGATTCTTGCATTTGTGCTTACTATTATGCTTTTGGTTATTGTAGTTATTGGAATTGTTTACAGCGAAGAGTTCAAGCCAACTTACGATAGCACTTATGTCTTTCTGATTACTGCAGGAATGATTGTCTTTCTTCTGCTCAGAACAATTATCCTGAACAAAGTTGTTAAGCGATGGGCAAAATTTGGATTTGCCTGGTTTAACTTTTTCAGATATACGAATATATTTCTCGAGATCAGCATCCCAACAATAGTTTTATATTTTTATTCATTTTTCATACCTTCAGTTTATCCACTGCTCACTCCGATTTCTTCAATCTATTTTATCATAATACTTCTTTCAGCACTCGAGCTTGATGCTCACTTAAGTATTTTCAGCGGACTGATTGCTGCAATTGAGTTTACAATACTATCGTTGATTTTATTAGATAATTCTAATGTTAAAAATCTTTCTCCTGTAATTTCATTTTTCCCGATGTACCTGGGTAAAGCTTTATTATTTGCTTTAGCCGGATTTATTGCGGGAATGGTTACAAACCAGGTTAAGAAAATTTTGTTAAGGTACTTTGAGACAAGAGAAGAAAGAAATAAGATTGAACATATATTCGGTCAGATGGTTTCGAAAGAGATTGTTGAAGATATATTGAATAACCATACAGAAATTGTAAGCAGAACGAGATTTGCCTGTATAATGTTTCTCGATATAAGAAATTTTTCTTTATTTGCTGAAAACAAATCACCAGAAGAAATAATCGAATATCAGAATAAAGTTTTCGCACCGCTGATTGAAATTGTAAATAAGCACAAAGGAATTGTAACTCAGATAATGGGCGATGGATTTATGGCAATCTTCGGCGCACCAATCGAACACGAAAATGATTGTCAGCTCGCTGTTGATGCTGCAATTGAAATTCACAAAACACTCAAAGAAAAAAATGACAGAGGTGAAATTCCTTTAACCAAAATTGGAATTGGTCTTAATGCAGGTGAAGTTGTAACAGGGAATGTTGGGGCAGAAAATCGGAAACAATATTCAGTTACCGGAAGAGCGGTGATTGTTGCAGCAAGGTTGGAACAATTGAATAAGGAATTCAATTCTGAACTTCTGATTTCAAAAGCTGTATTCGAAAGAATTAATTTGGATGGATTAAAACCTATTAGACATTTTCAAGTTAAGATTAAAGGTCAGTCAGAGCCAATCGAAGTTTATCAAATCATTTAA
- a CDS encoding acyl-CoA thioesterase — protein sequence MPRIKIDLPEKFIFKTDIPLRISDINYGGHLGNDSVLSIFQESRIRFLNQFGYSEINIEGSSIIMTDCAIQYKSQGYYGDILTVELTVEDIQKIGCDFYYRAANKIKGNIVAIGKTGIAFFDYNNNKLTTVPEKFVQLIERLKAE from the coding sequence ATGCCAAGAATAAAAATTGATTTACCGGAAAAATTTATTTTCAAAACTGATATTCCTTTGAGAATATCCGACATCAATTACGGTGGACATCTTGGGAATGATTCTGTGCTGTCCATATTTCAGGAATCGAGAATAAGATTCTTAAACCAATTCGGTTATTCTGAAATCAATATTGAAGGAAGCAGCATCATAATGACTGATTGTGCAATTCAATATAAATCTCAGGGATATTACGGAGATATATTGACTGTTGAACTTACTGTTGAGGATATTCAGAAAATAGGTTGCGACTTTTACTATCGTGCTGCAAATAAAATCAAAGGAAATATTGTTGCTATTGGTAAAACCGGAATCGCTTTCTTCGATTACAATAACAATAAACTAACAACTGTTCCTGAAAAATTCGTTCAACTAATCGAAAGACTGAAAGCAGAATAA
- a CDS encoding class I SAM-dependent methyltransferase, with translation MGFYSKVIIPYFYDFSMDSEQINKGRQNLLSKVTEENVVEIGFGTGINLKFYPENVKHIIGIDANEGMLKQAEKKISNSKIRVQIIHQSSEKLPFEENSIDAVVSTYTLCSIKHVESALREIFRVLKPEGRYYFLEHGLADKPFTQQLQHILNPIQNIWADGCNLNRNISSIIAESGLRIIEMKNYYMKRDPKIVGYMYEGIAKKGIAKND, from the coding sequence ATGGGTTTCTATTCCAAAGTAATCATTCCATACTTCTATGACTTCTCAATGGATTCCGAACAAATTAATAAAGGAAGACAAAATTTATTAAGTAAAGTAACTGAAGAAAATGTTGTTGAAATTGGATTTGGCACCGGGATAAATCTTAAATTCTATCCCGAGAATGTAAAACACATTATCGGTATTGATGCGAATGAAGGAATGCTGAAGCAAGCAGAGAAAAAAATATCTAACAGTAAGATTAGAGTTCAAATCATACATCAAAGCTCTGAAAAGTTGCCTTTTGAAGAAAACAGCATTGATGCAGTAGTATCAACATATACACTTTGCAGTATAAAACATGTTGAGTCAGCTTTGAGAGAAATTTTCAGAGTCCTTAAACCTGAAGGAAGATATTATTTTCTTGAGCACGGACTTGCAGACAAACCTTTTACGCAACAGCTTCAGCATATATTAAATCCAATTCAAAACATCTGGGCTGATGGTTGTAATCTTAACAGAAATATTTCATCAATCATTGCTGAATCAGGACTTAGAATAATTGAGATGAAAAATTATTATATGAAACGCGATCCCAAAATTGTTGGATATATGTATGAAGGAATAGCAAAGAAAGGAATTGCTAAGAATGATTGA
- a CDS encoding AEC family transporter, producing MIDNILFTANIVAPVFLIIALGYFSKKMKIINENFVDVTSKFVFSVSLPALVFMQIAEMDLSKAINFPQIIFIYIGTVSTFILIWLISIPFIKDGKDRSVFIHGAFRSNFAIVGFAIISNLFGTNALGKAAIILAFILPLYNVLAVIVLTVPLRHTNQLSFYPIIKEILLNPLIVAVIAGLPFSYFAITLPSIIITTGNFLSDLALPLALIGIGGSLNIEQIKKASTLAFTSSFIKLILIPLLLTSAAYLIGYRGIDLGIMFILFACPTAIVSFIMAEAMGANSKLAGNIILISTLGSVFTIAIGILILKTAGLI from the coding sequence ATGATTGATAATATTCTCTTTACAGCTAACATTGTTGCTCCGGTATTTTTAATTATTGCACTTGGTTATTTTTCTAAAAAAATGAAAATCATCAATGAGAATTTTGTTGATGTAACATCAAAATTTGTTTTCTCTGTTTCACTTCCGGCTTTGGTGTTTATGCAAATTGCCGAAATGGATCTAAGCAAAGCAATAAATTTTCCTCAGATAATTTTTATTTACATCGGAACCGTTTCAACTTTTATTTTAATATGGTTAATTAGTATTCCTTTCATCAAAGATGGCAAAGACAGAAGTGTTTTTATTCATGGAGCTTTCAGAAGTAACTTTGCTATAGTTGGCTTTGCAATCATTTCGAATTTGTTTGGTACAAATGCTTTGGGAAAAGCTGCAATTATACTTGCGTTTATTCTTCCGCTATATAATGTTCTTGCTGTAATTGTTTTAACCGTTCCATTAAGACATACAAACCAATTAAGTTTTTATCCGATCATAAAAGAAATACTTTTAAACCCACTGATTGTTGCTGTAATAGCAGGACTTCCATTTTCTTACTTTGCAATCACACTTCCGTCAATAATAATTACAACAGGAAATTTTTTATCAGACCTCGCACTTCCACTTGCATTGATTGGAATTGGTGGCTCATTAAATATCGAACAAATTAAAAAAGCATCAACGCTTGCATTCACTTCATCATTCATCAAACTAATACTTATACCTCTTCTTCTGACATCAGCAGCTTACCTGATTGGATACAGAGGTATTGATCTGGGAATAATGTTTATATTGTTTGCATGTCCAACAGCTATTGTCAGTTTCATAATGGCTGAAGCTATGGGTGCAAATAGCAAGCTTGCCGGAAACATAATTCTTATATCAACACTTGGTTCGGTTTTTACAATCGCAATCGGAATTCTGATTCTGAAAACAGCGGGATTGATTTAA
- a CDS encoding MTH1187 family thiamine-binding protein: MKVIVDVAIIPLGVGLSLSKYVAECEKIFKDAGLKSTLHANGTNIEGEWDEVFNAIKKCHEQLHQMGVPRISTNVRIGTRTDREQTMEEKIKSVQEKIL, translated from the coding sequence ATGAAAGTAATTGTTGATGTTGCAATCATTCCACTCGGAGTTGGTTTATCACTTTCTAAATATGTAGCAGAATGCGAAAAGATATTTAAAGATGCCGGACTTAAATCAACTTTGCATGCAAACGGAACCAACATAGAAGGTGAATGGGATGAAGTATTCAATGCAATAAAGAAATGTCACGAACAACTTCATCAAATGGGAGTTCCGAGGATTTCAACTAATGTTAGAATAGGTACAAGAACTGACCGTGAACAGACTATGGAAGAAAAAATTAAGAGCGTGCAAGAAAAAATTCTTTAA
- the nhaA gene encoding Na+/H+ antiporter NhaA, with amino-acid sequence MKNTANKSPIEKILSPLQEFMHAETSGGIVLIICTVIALIWANSPFADSYHHLWHTYITFDFGGFVLKHSLHHWINDGLMVIFFFVVGLEIKRELLVGELSSAKKAALPVAGALGGMILPALIYFSLNAGKEGVAGWGIPMATDIAFVVGIMALLGPKFPFSLKIFILALAIVDDIGAVLVIAIFYTAEISFFALMVGAAIILLLIILNRLGVRSLIVYTLTGIALWLAFLESGVHATVAGVLLAFTIPVSSRINTKKFTTETKQLLDEFDKSGEHGEDVLTNERRLALVQSIEGNCEKMLTPLQRFEHMLHPWVAFFIMPVFALANAGVTISSDFTNALTNPISIGIILGLFFGKQLGIFGFSYIAIKLGLASKPDGVNYTKMYGAGILAGIGFTMSLFIANLAFPSEDLLNIAKVGVLSASLIAGIVGYIVVKIGLSKV; translated from the coding sequence ATGAAGAATACAGCAAATAAATCTCCCATTGAAAAAATATTAAGTCCATTGCAAGAATTTATGCACGCAGAAACATCAGGCGGAATAGTCTTGATTATCTGCACCGTAATCGCTTTGATTTGGGCAAACTCACCTTTCGCCGATTCTTATCATCATCTCTGGCATACTTATATAACATTTGATTTCGGTGGATTTGTTTTAAAACATTCACTCCATCATTGGATTAATGACGGCTTGATGGTGATTTTCTTTTTTGTCGTGGGTCTTGAAATCAAAAGAGAACTTCTGGTTGGTGAACTCTCGTCAGCTAAAAAAGCTGCTTTGCCTGTTGCCGGTGCACTCGGTGGAATGATTTTGCCCGCGTTGATTTATTTTTCTCTCAATGCAGGTAAAGAAGGGGTTGCTGGCTGGGGAATTCCAATGGCAACTGATATTGCTTTTGTTGTTGGGATAATGGCACTACTCGGACCAAAATTTCCTTTCTCATTAAAAATATTTATTCTGGCTCTTGCTATTGTTGATGATATCGGAGCGGTTTTGGTAATTGCAATTTTCTATACAGCCGAAATTTCTTTTTTTGCTTTAATGGTTGGAGCTGCTATAATTTTATTATTGATAATTTTAAATCGTCTTGGTGTCAGAAGTCTGATTGTATATACTTTAACAGGAATTGCTTTGTGGCTGGCATTTCTTGAATCAGGAGTTCATGCAACAGTTGCCGGAGTTTTGCTTGCTTTCACAATCCCCGTTTCATCGAGAATAAATACTAAGAAATTTACTACTGAGACAAAACAACTATTGGATGAATTTGATAAATCAGGTGAACATGGCGAAGATGTTCTAACAAATGAAAGACGATTAGCGCTGGTACAGTCAATTGAAGGAAATTGTGAAAAGATGTTAACTCCTTTACAACGATTTGAACATATGCTTCATCCTTGGGTTGCATTTTTCATTATGCCGGTTTTCGCTCTTGCAAATGCAGGCGTAACTATCAGTTCTGATTTTACCAATGCACTCACTAATCCAATAAGCATCGGAATTATACTTGGTCTTTTCTTTGGAAAGCAACTTGGTATTTTCGGGTTCTCTTACATAGCAATTAAGTTGGGACTTGCCTCCAAACCTGATGGAGTTAATTATACGAAGATGTATGGCGCAGGAATTCTTGCCGGAATAGGATTTACAATGTCTTTATTCATTGCGAACCTTGCTTTCCCTTCTGAGGATTTGTTAAATATTGCTAAAGTAGGAGTGCTCTCCGCATCTTTAATTGCTGGAATTGTTGGATATATTGTCGTTAAAATTGGATTAAGCAAGGTTTAA